AGTCAGATGCTGTTGTGGTCAGGGTTGCTACCTGGCCTATATGTCTCTAGCCAAGCAAGGACTCACTAGTCTGCTTATCTGCTTCTCATTCCAGCCTCATTCAGTGGTTTGAGACAGCACCAAGTCGGACCTGCCCACAGTGCCGAATCCAGGTGAGGGCAGTGGGGTGAAAACACCTCAGCTGAAGACATCTTTTCCTTGTCAGGGAGTAGGAATAAGGAAAGATCTCTGAAACTGAACATCTTTGACCTTTTTGGACCGCCATGGTTTGAGGCTGATTAAGCCTTGTGCTTTTGAGTGGCTCGGGAGGCCCACTTATGCCCAAGAGTAACTGGCAGAGGGACTTGTTGGGTGGGCTGGTCTTCACCTAGGTAAATTTGTCctccttccttgccttttcccaTCCTCAATGCCCAGTATCTAGAGTTGGTATATCTTTTGAACAGTTACCACACGGGTCTGTGACATGACTTTAGTAACCACCAAACCAATGGCACCAGCTGGGGCTACCTATAGGGTTACAGAACTCATCTCATTCCAAGGGATGTGCTGTGAAAAGCTAGGCCTGATAACAGGCCTGGTCACATGGTAGGCTGCATGTACATCCCTGTCCTCCTTACACATGACCCAGCTATACAGTCATACTCTATCTTGTCCTTCCATCCAGGTTGGCAGAAGAACCATTATCAATAAACTCTTCTTTGACCTCGCCCAAGAGGAGGAGAATGTCTTAGATGCAGAATTCTTAAAGGTACCTGGGATTTATGTCATTCTACTGAACTCCAAGCCCTCTGAGAATTTACTTTCTGCTCCCACCCAGGGTGGGTATGTAGATGGTGAAGATGGTATCTGGAGGGAGATTTGTAGAGGTTTCAAGGCATAAGGGAGTAGAGCAGAGGAAAAGTGATGACAAGACCTGGTCATTGGAGAAATACACTGTTAGGGAAGAAAGGAGCCATGTGACTATGAGCCTTCTCCCTTGGGATTTCAAAGCAATTCTCACCAAAGACCCGAGTGTCTCTCCCAAGATTCTTTAACCTTGCAGAGGTTCTATGGCCATCTTTCCCAGCCCACTATGCTGCTTGGACAATTAGAGACAGATTAGAAATTCTTCTAGTCCTCTGCCAGGGAAGATGTGTGGACCCACTATTCACAAATCTGGCTGTGCCTCAAAACTGTGAGGAAGCTTGGTATATATGCAGATGCCTGGGTCTTTCCCAGACCAGGAATAGAGGGTAGAACCCTTGGAATCAGGATGTAAGCCGGGGTAGAAACCCAGGGGAGAATGGGTGGATTCCCTCCTACACTTCTTCCCTTCAAGTCCAATATTTAACTTCCTTTGTGTACCAGGGGGCTGGATTGgccacagcttcttttttttttttttttttttttttaagatttatttatttatttattcagagagagcgaaagagaggcagagacacaggcagagagagaagcaggctccatgtagagagcctgacacgggactcgatcccgggtctccaggatcacaccccgggccgcaggctgcgctaaaccgctgcgccaccggggctgccctgaccaCAGCTTCTTGAGCAAGTGGGGTTGGGGTTTTTAGTGCACCTGGACTCTGAGCATCTGGGCATCTGTCAGCCCAGGGTTCATTTGGCCTTGGCCCCAGGGTGTGGTGATGTCCTTGGAACCATACTGCTTCAAGAACGAAGAGCTTTTCTGTTTAAAGCCAACATGTTCATCGTCATGGTAACTGCTCCTGGTTTTAAGCTGTGTCCTCCCTGTGATAAAGACAACAAAGGCAGCTTGTTTCTTTCTGGCTTTCAAACCCAGATctaggagacagagaggcaacATCTTGAGTAATTTGGGGAAAGGGCTTGCAGGCACCTTGCTTGGGTGTAGGAGCCAGGGAACCTGGGGGAGCTTTGGGTTGGTGTCAGTTTTCTGGTAGCCCATGTATGCCCTTCTCTACCCACCACTTGCATTTGAGGATGTTCTGCCTACACTAAACAGCCCAGCCAACAAAAGTCCTGGGTGGAGATTTTGACAGCAGGGTGCTTATCCATCTACTGAGACTGGGCTTTAGTACTGGTCACATGTGAAATTCTGAGTCTTGTATTGACCTGGAAAGGGTGACCTGGAGGAAGATTTGCCTGGATTCCACCCAGCTACCACCATGAACCCTTGGCCAAGGCTTTCAGTTCTGCAGTGCCTGTTTTCCTGCTTATGGAAAGCCTCTTTTGCCCATGGGCATGTTGGACTCCTGAATGGGAACTGGGTTCAGTTCAGCCCTAGCCTCTAGGTGGCAGTGGCTCCGTAATTTATGCACGGGCTTTGAGCGGTTCATTTGACCCTCATGATAGTATGGTTAGAGCCCCACATGAGGTTTCATCCAAAGACACAAAGTTGTCCCCATTTACCTACCTTATTAGGGTTGAAAGATTTGTGGTGCAAAAAGGCAGCTTAGAGCTTGGAGAGAAGTAGACTGTGAAGTAAGCAGGACCCGGGGTGAAAGGAAGGAGTGGTGACCCAAGGTCCTTGGTCATCCCAACTCTGTGTCCCCAGTGAGTGCAGCTGAAGCCAGGAGAAGTTAAGGGCCAGCACAGGGCCACGGAAGTGATGGAAGCCTCTGCTGTGAGACTGACCACACAGGTCCAACTTTACTTCTCTTGCCCTtgttctgcctctttccctgtcGCAGGGTCTtgtacttgagatttttttcctccatcttacctacttttaaaaaaagcatagagaAAGCAAGGCATGTCTCTTCACTATTGGCTTTGGTTGGCCGTGACATATAGCAGGGTCTGTGCCTCCCTGGACCTACAGGCCTCATTGTCCCCTCATGGGTCTTCCTGCAAGCCTTCCAGGATTCTGTGTGGAAGCCAGGTATgatctctttctgcttctttttttttttttttttttttaagattttatttatctattcatgagggacacaggcagagggagaagcaggctccatgcagggagcccgacgcgggactcgatcccgggtctccaggatcaagccctgggctgaaggcggcactaaaccgctgagccaccagggctgccccctttctGCTTCTTATTGTGGATATTGCCTTGTAGAATGAACTGGATAATACCAGAGCCCAGCTTTCCCTGAAAGGTGAGTTAGTAAGAGACAAGGGGCCCTGGGAAGCCCCTGACCTAGGTGCTTGGGGGAGAGGCCCTGGGAGGAATGCCTCCAACCTTCTGGTGGAGCTAGGGGCTCTCCCTGCTTTGTATATCCAAGAGTTTTGCCAGGTCTTGTGATTggcaggaaaggagggagagggaggtgccTCAAGCTGTCCACCTACGCTGATGAGCTTCTTCTCTGAGGCTTCCTGCCCAGGACTGAAGCTGGGAGGGGGTTACCTAATGGGACAGAGTATTTCTAGGAGAGTGTTTGGCTACTGAGTTTggcaggaaatctgcttgagtTCTAAGATAATGAATTAACTAGACCCACAGGAGTGGGGAGCAGTGAAATCTTTACTCAAGTAGTTCTAAGCAGCAGAAAGAGGGTCTCATCCCCTGAATGAAGAAACTCTGGCTTAGCTTCCCTGGTTTAGTGCATGCCAGAGAGAAGTAGGCCTTCAACTTGCTGACCTGAACTTGTTTCTTACCTGGCTCTAGGGTGGGGTGCTAGAACCCAAGGGCTCAGGTTCTTATGCTGATGGGTGAATGGGCCTTTCACCTTCCTGCCCCTGctccagagaaggagaaaaaggacagCCAAGCCATCATCGACACGCTGCGTGATACGTTGGAAGAGCGCAATGCCACTGTGGAATCTCTGCAGAGTGCCTTAGACAAGGCTGAAATGCTATGCTCCACCCTCAAGGTGGGTCACCAGGTCTTGTGGGCAAAAGTTGGTTGGGCTTATCTTCTGGCTCTGCCTTGGTCATTACCTTAGATTGTATGATTATAAGATGGAGGCAAACCCCTTCTTCCTGAGGCCTCTCATATCATACTCTTTAAGCCTGTAAGCAAAGGACTGTATTGGCTGCACTTAAGGATTTTGTATTAGGTAGTCTGAAGAGGTGAGGCCTTCCCAGTGCTTCTTGGAGGGGCAGCTCAGCTAAGACCTCAGTGAGACTGGACCTTGTTTCCAAAAGTGGTTTGTACTCCACGGATGAAGCCAGACTGAAGAAGCTTCCATTAGCACTCTAGTCCTTGGCTGGGCTGCTCTCTGGAGCCAGATCAAACAGCATCCCAAGGAGGAGCAGGGGGCCTTTGAAGTCAGCTGTGCTAAGCTGACCGGGCAGATCAAAGCCTGCAAAGCAAGCAGCTCTAGACCCAGATGAATTTTGTATCAGCCTGGGTTGGTGAGCCTCTTGCTCTCTAAGGGGCATGAGGTGATTGATCTGTACCCACAATTGATATTCTGGCCTCGTAAGAAGGAGCGGTGCTTGCTGGATgccatttaaaaaggaaaggaagccaTCTTTGTGAATACAGAGCCCCAGGGTGTTCGTTGTCTCTGTTCCTGCATGGTGCTGGGCTGGATCACGTGGCCTGGCcagtgggagggaaggagtgaATCAGTACCTGGTTGCAGAGCAGGGGTCTTTGATGGCATTCCCAGGTCAGAGATGGAGTGCTTTTGTGCTAAGGGCACCCTGGCCAGCTGCCTCTGGTTGAACTCTCCTATCCTGATTGGTAACTGTCCATGGGTCTAGGTGGTGGGTAATGATACCTGGATTTGTGTTTCTTCAGCTTCCCATACAATATGCACCATGAGCCCTTAGCCACAGGACCTTGGCAGCCCGCAGTGGACCTCTAGATAGTGGCAGTGGGATGTGCCTGTGGTAAGACATATCTCAGGAGGAAGCAAGCAGGGAGATGAGGAAGCAGTTGGCGTAGGGCCCCATAGCAGAAAAAGCACAAGACAGAGTGGGGCCCAGGAACCTGCCtccctggagactggggatgcATGGTTATTAGCATTTGGAAAAGCAGACAATTCTAGAGTAGAGTTCTCAGGATGACTTTAGCCATGGTCCCTAGGATCCTCTAAGCAACAAGTATGCATGGGTGTGTTTGCTCTTCAGAAGCAGATGAAGTACTTGGAGCAGCAGCAGGATGAGACCAAACAAGTGCACGAGCAGATGCGCCAACTCAGAAGCAAGATGAAAACCATGGAGCGGTGAGCTTGGAGCAGGGGACTGCTCTCTGCCTTTGCTTCTATGGCCCCCAGGTGGCCCAACTCTTAGGACTGCAGTAGGGGTTGGGTCACTTTTGTGGCTCAGATCTCCATAGGCCACATGGGGCTCAGGCTAGCAGGGTGTGGGTCCAGGTCTCCTTGCTTGGCTTCCATGGGGGACGTTGCCTCACTCCTACCTGTTCCTGTTGCCTGTGGCCCAGTGACCTGGCAGGTCTTTTGCTCCAGAAACCTTTCTTCAAGGACCCCTGACCTTGAGGACCTATCAGCATCCATTCTTCCCCAGCAGCATCCCTGCAGCTGTGTTTAGCTCTGCTGTGGGGCCTTTCTTTGGGTAGACCTGCCTGCTAAAGCATGCTGGCAGGCCAGGCTGTCACCATAGCAACAGCAGCAAAGGAAAGCAGAGCTGCACTGGGTACCTACCCATCAGCCTCCGGATTTTAAATGCCGTGGGCTGGGTGTTTTTCAGGATTGAGCTCCTACTCCAGAGCCAGAGGCCCGAAGTGGAGGAGATGATCCGAGACATGGGTGTGGGACAGTCAGCGGTGGAGCAACTGGCTGTGTACTGCGTGTCCCTCAAGAAGTGTGTACTCTGGCCCCTCTGGCCCAGTCCAGGAGCTAAGCCATGGcaccctctgtctgctgctcatCTCTTATAAAGCAGAGCAGGCAGCATGAAGGGGCGAGCTTGGGAGCAATGGTGCCTCAGGTTGAACCCCGACCCCACCTCTCACCATGTGGCCAGGAGCCAGTTTCTTAGCTTCTGACCCACAGCTTCCTGAATGGAGATAGTAATAACTTTCCTCATAGGGTTATTGAGAGAACAGGTGTGAATATAAGTTATTTCTAAGAAGGTTGGCACCACTTTCTGACCTATAAGCCCATGATGATGAATGGAGCCCGTTTCTCATCAACACTTACCGACTCTGCCTGACCTGCATCAGAAATTTGGCTCAGATTCTCTACTATTGTGGATGTGAGGTTGGGGTAAGGAGGCCACTTGGTTGAGAGACACGGAGGATCCCAGATGTCTTCCGTGAGGGCCACGTGGTCTAGGGGGCCTCCCTGTGAGCCTTTAGTGAGGGCAGGGCTTCCTGCATACCCTCTCAAATCACCAGTGCCTGTGGAACAGGCAGGGAATAGAGACTCCCAGCTCTCCTTGCAGGACCCTCTGTGGCACCACCCTGTTGGGCTCAGGTGTCAGAGTTGGAATGAGAACTGGCTGAGGGGACAACCTGGGCTCTGCGTGTGTTTGGTGCTCTCATGCAGTGTGACCACTGGGTGTCCCATTCTGACATCTCTTTTCCTGGCCCCCTCATAGAGAGTATGAGAACCTTAAAGAGGCACGGAAGGCCTCAGGGGAGCTGGCTGACAGACTGAAGAAGgacttgttttcttctaaaaacaaGGTAACagtgggggcagaaggggagggagaggtggcTTCCTTTTGTCCTGCTCGTTCCTGTCTCCCGAGCAAAGCCATGGGGCCTGATGTGCAACAGACTCCATAGGGCTGTGGGGTGATTCAGAGAGACTGCTTACTGGGCCTTGGCTCTGGCTTTGTGGCTTGTCCACTTAGGGTGGCAGGTCATGCAAgtatccccctccccccagtgtGTGCACGCTTATGCTCCCTTCTATTCTTCCTGGCTCCTGGGTAACTCTCAACTGGCTGAAGAGCACAAGTCCCAAATGTGATAATGTCCAAGGCCTGTTTTTGTACCAGGCCCAGAGTAGGAGGAACATACTTGGGATCCAGTTCAGTCAGCACAGCTGTTTTATTTCTGGGCCTGGTGCATCCATGGGCTGTCAGACATAGAACTCAGCCCTAGTTCCTAGGCAGCTCCAGATGGGCATTGACAGGCCCCACAAAGCCAGGGCCTCCCCATGTGTCCTCAGACTCTTCTGGACACTGGGTTCCCATGAACATGCACTGAGTAGAGCACGTGGCCACCTGCTGGCTTGTCCTTTACTGCCCATACTTTCTTATAGTTGCAGACAGTCTACTCTGAACTAGATCAGACCAAGTTGGAGCTGAAGTCGGCTCAGAAGGATTTACAGAGTGCTGACAAAGAAATCATGGTAAGGGACATCCCTGGCTAGACAGGAATGAGGGATAGTTTGTGTATCTTCCAAGAGCCTAGGAGCCTCTGCCCCAGTCTGTGTTGGTGGTTCTGGGTTCCCTGCATCCTCCTGAGCCAGAGTGGGTCAGGATGTATACCTTGACTCTGATTTGGAGCCTGGACCTCCTCAGTAGGGGATAGGCAGCACCATGGGTCTTCTACAATCTGTCCTGTACCTATATCCCTAGGGATAGAACCTCATCAAAGGAGAGGCTTCACCAGAGAGGGGTTCTGAGGCTGGGTGATCCTGGCCTCCCGAGCTTGATGTTGGGGGTTTAGGCCTTGCTCTGTTCCCAGTGGGCTTGCCTGTCGTGCATGTTGTTCCCGCCCTTGGCAGTCTCTCTGGACTTGCTGCCCCAGCCTTTCTTTCacactcttctctttccttccccaagaGCCTGAGAAAAAAGCTAACGATGCTACAGGAAACCCTGAACCTGCCACCAGTGGACAGTGAGACTGTCAACCGCCTGGTTTTAGAGAGGTTTGTTGACCTTCTGGGGTGGTGCGAGGGTCATAAGCTAGAAGAACTCCCTAATAAGGGTTTTCCCTACTCTTGACTTTGGTTGGGTGAGTGGTCCATGTGGGCCTGAAGGCTGTGAGCCTCCTGCCCTGGGACATAGCCAAGATTTAGTTGGAAAACAACTTCGAGGTAAGTTCTGGGCTCTGACAAGGAAAGGCCAAGGTAGGCCAGAGAGGACCTCGGGAtaggcagggaaggggcaggagcaTTGACTGTCTGCAGACATCCTGTTTCTGCATTTCTTACCAAATGCATCTGTGTGCCCCAGATTCTGAAACAAACATGAAACCAGTCACCAAAATAATTCCCCACTGGTCTTAGGACTGTGTGCATTAAAACTGCCGGCAGAGGGAGCCAAGAGGCAGACGGATGAGTGTCCCTACCCCGACTGGCTGCGCATTCCTCTTGAGGGTTTCACAGAAGCCACGCCCACTGGCTAAGAGCATCTCAGGGCTGTCCTGCCTAGCTGTCCAGCTGAGGGCCCTGACAGAAAGCACATAACCCAGTGGTCCAGGCTTTTATTTGAGCCACTTTTCAGTGTCCTTTGGAAAATCATTATGCTTCTTCTTCCCGACATCCAATCAGTTGCTGGAATCTATCCATCTAACCTCTGCGGTGCCTCCTGATTCTATCCCTTGTCACCACCTCCCCTTGAGGCTTGTGACCCATCCTCTCACTTCTCCTGCCTGCCCAGCTTATCAGCCCTTGGGGCTTCACGTCATTCCTCCCCCCACCAAACACTCTAGACCTCTTGGCACTGTGTCTGAGACATTCCCAGAGCCAGCCCATGAACGGTAGTCGATCTTTAGGCCTTGGCCAAATCATACTGTTTGACACAGCAGAATATACCTTGCCTTCCTGCTTCTGTGCCTTTCTGTATGTCAGCTCCTGTGAACACCAAAGGGTCAGTTGCCCTGCAGAGCCTTACCTACCCTCCTCAGCAGGAGTAAGTGCACCCTCCTCTGCACAGGTGATATTTATTTAGATACTGTGTCAGATGCCATGAGCCATAGAGGTGCTTTAGAGTCTTACCAGAGCCTGGGCCACCTAATATGGAGACTGGGAGTTGCATCTTGATCTGTGTTCCTTACCACTGGCTTCCTTACACATACATTCTTTTGCCCACATCATAGTACCTGGTCAGCATCTGCACAGGGGAATGCGTGAGTGCCAACAAGCCAGTTTCCTCTCATCCTCATTGTACCTTTAGTTCCTCAACTCTCTCCTTTCTTACCTTAGACCCTCCAGTGTCTTTTTATGGAGCCAGAGCTCTCTGCCCACCTCAGTTTGGGTTGGACTGAGAAACAGCTGTGGAAATGTGATGAGCATGTGATTCTCTGTGAGGTCCAGTGTGTTGCTGATTTTGACAAAGTAGATTCCATGTCTGGTCCTTCTTCCCCACTCCACCCTCAGAGCCCATTAGCCATGCTGGCCTGGAAGCCCCAGGTAGCACAAGGGCTCTGTCAGGAGCTTGGCTCATAGGAAGCTGAGAGTCTCAAAGACCATCTCATGTGGTCAGACATTTAGAACTGGAGCTGCCTCAAGGCcagaagtagaaattattttcctaGGCTACCACTCAAGGCTGATTTCTACAAGCTCCAAGGTGCTCTGTCCACTTCCCACTCCGTGCACCTCAGGGTATTTCTACACACTTGCACTCTGTGTCTGGCCTCCACAGTGAGGGATGTCTCTAGGCTGCCAGGGACTTCGCATACCTGCTTTTGCTTACTTTCTTCACCACTTCTCACTGGAGTAAAGCCTAGACTTCTATAACAGGCTCTTACTGAGGGCGTGCTGCATGTCGGGCCCTCTCAGTCCTCTTGGAGCTTATTATGTTCCAGGGGGTAGACAAACTCAGGATTAGATGGCCAAGCCCTAAACTCCCCCAGCCACACACCATGGCAGGCCAAATTCCATGACAAGGGAAGTCAAGCTTGTGCCATTTGTATTTAGAGGCTTGAGTAAGGGGTGAGCCCTGGCTTTCAGGGCTGGGGCACACCAGGGCATGGTGGAGGGTAGGGTGTTACGAGGTTTTTTGACCCTTGAGGGTGGTAGTGGCAGAGGACTTGCTGGATGATGGCCGAAGTAGATAATGGCCAAATAACAGACATTACAAAAATGCTGCCATGAGTGCTCCTGGCTGCTGCTTTATGCTGGGAGCCAGAGACAGAAGCAAAGCAACCAGCATggcattggtttttttttttaagattttatttatttatttattcatgagagatacagagagagagagagagaggcagagacacaggcagagggagaagcaggttccacacagagagcccaacgtaggactcgatcctgggtccccagagtcacaccctgggttgagggcggcgctaaaccgctgagccacccaggcttcccatgggATTGGTTTTGAGGTAGCTTTGTGCAACCTTTGTTTTCACTTGCAGGCAAGAAGGGGCAGGCCCAGGGACCTGaccagggaaaggaagagatagTCCAAGCTTCCCACATTGCTTATTGTTGTAGGTAGTTCCCTTTCCTCCAATCTGTGTGCCCTACTGGGCTGCTGGCTGGAGACTAATACCCTCATAGTGCATCCTTCTGTCCTTGAGCTGTGGGAGCAAGgctttgggcagccctgatggaAAGGTCCCTAAGGAAAGGAAATAGAGGATGTTCTTGGGGCTGCACTGCCACTCCCCAGAGTTCTCTGACCACAGGAGCTAGGGAGCTCCACCAGGCCTGGGTAGGCTAGAAAAATCCTAGTGGCTGCAATTTTCTAATAGAATAccactgccacccccacccccaccctctgccattATAAAAGTACTAACATATTCATTGTTGAGAATTTGGAAAATACGGACTTAGCAAAGAGGTCGTTGTTGAGTGCGAccacagttcagtggcattatgTACATAATGTTGTGCTATCATCTCTACCAGGCACCTCCAGAACACTTTTCATCTTGAAATACTGAACCTCTGTACTCATTAAATAATAGCTTCCATTTTCCAGCCCCTGGGacccaccattctactttctgtttctatgattttgactcCT
The nucleotide sequence above comes from Canis aureus isolate CA01 chromosome 19, VMU_Caureus_v.1.0, whole genome shotgun sequence. Encoded proteins:
- the TRAIP gene encoding E3 ubiquitin-protein ligase TRAIP isoform X2 encodes the protein MPIRALCTICSDFFDHSRDVAAIHCGHTFHLQCLIQWFETAPSRTCPQCRIQVGRRTIINKLFFDLAQEEENVLDAEFLKNELDNTRAQLSLKEKEKKDSQAIIDTLRDTLEERNATVESLQSALDKAEMLCSTLKKQMKYLEQQQDETKQVHEQMRQLRSKMKTMERIELLLQSQRPEVEEMIRDMGVGQSAVEQLAVYCVSLKKEYENLKEARKASGELADRLKKDLFSSKNKLQTVYSELDQTKLELKSAQKDLQSADKEIMSLRKKLTMLQETLNLPPVDSETVNRLVLESPAPLEMLSLKLRRPAFGDDIDLNATFDVDTPSAQSSSIQHGRAKKFCQEIAHSPIQDIPRKMPKGPKQKQPKKAKIEPCRSTDAVRTGFDGLGGRTKFIQPTDTTMIRPLPVKPKPKTKQRVGAKTVLPPSQAKLDTFLW
- the TRAIP gene encoding E3 ubiquitin-protein ligase TRAIP isoform X1, with the protein product MPIRALCTICSDFFDHSRDVAAIHCGHTFHLQCLIQWFETAPSRTCPQCRIQVGRRTIINKLFFDLAQEEENVLDAEFLKNELDNTRAQLSLKEKEKKDSQAIIDTLRDTLEERNATVESLQSALDKAEMLCSTLKKQMKYLEQQQDETKQVHEQMRQLRSKMKTMERIELLLQSQRPEVEEMIRDMGVGQSAVEQLAVYCVSLKKEYENLKEARKASGELADRLKKDLFSSKNKLQTVYSELDQTKLELKSAQKDLQSADKEIMSLRKKLTMLQETLNLPPVDSETVNRLVLESPAPLEMLSLKLRRPAFGDDIDLNATFDVDTPSAQSSSIQHGRAKKFCQEIAHSPIQDIPRKMPKGPKQESQLSLGGQRCVGEPDEELASAFPVFIRNAILKQKQPKKAKIEPCRSTDAVRTGFDGLGGRTKFIQPTDTTMIRPLPVKPKPKTKQRVGAKTVLPPSQAKLDTFLW
- the TRAIP gene encoding E3 ubiquitin-protein ligase TRAIP isoform X3 → MLMGEWAFHLPAPAPEKEKKDSQAIIDTLRDTLEERNATVESLQSALDKAEMLCSTLKKQMKYLEQQQDETKQVHEQMRQLRSKMKTMERIELLLQSQRPEVEEMIRDMGVGQSAVEQLAVYCVSLKKEYENLKEARKASGELADRLKKDLFSSKNKLQTVYSELDQTKLELKSAQKDLQSADKEIMSLRKKLTMLQETLNLPPVDSETVNRLVLESPAPLEMLSLKLRRPAFGDDIDLNATFDVDTPSAQSSSIQHGRAKKFCQEIAHSPIQDIPRKMPKGPKQESQLSLGGQRCVGEPDEELASAFPVFIRNAILKQKQPKKAKIEPCRSTDAVRTGFDGLGGRTKFIQPTDTTMIRPLPVKPKPKTKQRVGAKTVLPPSQAKLDTFLW